In Flavobacterium gelatinilyticum, a genomic segment contains:
- a CDS encoding glycoside hydrolase family 28 protein produces the protein MNLKYLIFLLSFTAFAQNPGFPDTKVDSIVKRIQLPVFPSFQINVLKLGAKGDSLTNNKAAFDKAMALCKKNNGGTIIVPKGTYKINGPIHFVSNVNLKIEKGAKIKFSDNPKDYLPMVLTSWEGTMLYNYSPLIYAYECKNIAITGEGTIDGEGGKIWKSFKAKEGPGKNLSRDMNHNSAPLQDRKFGEGHFLRPQMIQFFNCRNILVENIRIENSPFWCLHLLKSESITIRGISYKSLNHNNDGIDPEYAKDVLIENVNFDNGDDNVAIKAGRDHEGRANTASPSENIVIRNCNFRGLHGVVIGSEMSAGVQNIFVENCKTNGYLKRGIYLKTNADRGGFIKNVYVRNIQLDQVEDCLYITANYHGEGKGYQSDIHNIHFSNISCNKASESGIVIQGFADKKIKNITLNNIEIKEAKNALSNENAENVLMTDVFIGKKATVPSAAK, from the coding sequence ATGAACCTAAAATATCTTATCTTTCTATTATCCTTTACAGCTTTTGCTCAGAATCCTGGATTTCCAGATACTAAAGTAGATTCTATTGTAAAGAGAATCCAGCTTCCGGTATTTCCGTCCTTTCAGATCAATGTACTGAAATTAGGAGCAAAAGGAGATTCCCTAACCAACAACAAAGCAGCATTTGACAAAGCAATGGCATTGTGCAAAAAAAACAATGGCGGTACTATTATAGTTCCAAAAGGAACGTATAAAATAAACGGACCCATTCATTTTGTAAGCAATGTAAACCTTAAAATTGAAAAAGGCGCCAAAATCAAATTCAGCGATAATCCAAAAGACTATCTTCCAATGGTTTTGACAAGCTGGGAAGGAACCATGCTGTACAACTACAGTCCGTTGATTTACGCCTATGAATGTAAAAATATTGCCATTACAGGCGAAGGCACGATCGATGGAGAAGGAGGAAAAATATGGAAAAGCTTCAAAGCAAAAGAAGGTCCCGGCAAAAACCTGAGCCGTGATATGAATCATAACAGTGCACCTTTACAAGACCGAAAATTTGGAGAAGGCCATTTTCTGCGTCCGCAGATGATTCAGTTTTTTAACTGCAGGAATATTTTAGTAGAAAATATCCGCATCGAAAATTCACCGTTCTGGTGTCTCCACCTTCTTAAATCAGAAAGTATTACCATACGCGGGATCAGCTACAAATCATTAAATCACAACAACGACGGAATCGATCCGGAATATGCAAAAGATGTTTTAATCGAAAACGTAAACTTCGATAACGGAGACGATAATGTAGCGATAAAAGCAGGAAGAGATCACGAAGGAAGAGCAAATACTGCTTCGCCAAGCGAAAATATTGTAATCCGAAATTGTAATTTCAGAGGACTGCACGGTGTCGTAATTGGCAGTGAAATGTCTGCAGGAGTTCAGAATATTTTTGTAGAAAACTGCAAAACAAACGGATATTTAAAAAGAGGAATTTATTTAAAGACTAACGCAGACCGAGGCGGCTTTATTAAAAACGTTTACGTTCGAAATATACAATTAGATCAGGTAGAAGACTGTTTGTATATAACAGCCAATTACCACGGAGAAGGAAAAGGATATCAGTCTGATATACATAATATACATTTTTCGAATATCAGCTGCAATAAAGCATCAGAATCCGGAATCGTAATTCAGGGATTTGCAGATAAAAAAATCAAAAACATTACCCTGAATAACATCGAAATAAAAGAAGCAAAAAACGCTCTCTCTAACGAAAATGCCGAAAATGTACTCATGACAGATGTTTTTATAGGAAAGAAAGCCACAGTTCCATCAGCAGCAAAATGA
- a CDS encoding rhamnogalacturonan acetylesterase: MKKYILLFTLITLNCFAQKTTLYCIGDSTMANKKDPDKNPEHGWAQVLQPFFKDDIIVVNKAVNGRSTKSFINEKRWDSIYNKLKKGDYVFIEFGHNDQKIEDSARYTNPHTAYRYNLIKFVNESREKGAVPVLLTSIARRNFNEKGVLVSTHGDYTLETRLTAQEYKVPFIDLEYYTELLEQSYGPENSKQLHLHFKAGENPYYDKDKADDTHLSLKGAQEIAEIVIKELKKSNDPLLQKIKKSIK; the protein is encoded by the coding sequence ATGAAAAAATACATTTTACTCTTCACCCTGATAACATTAAACTGTTTCGCCCAGAAAACGACACTGTATTGTATAGGCGATTCGACAATGGCGAATAAAAAAGATCCCGACAAAAATCCCGAGCATGGCTGGGCACAGGTATTGCAGCCCTTTTTTAAAGATGATATTATAGTTGTAAACAAGGCGGTGAACGGCAGGAGTACAAAAAGCTTCATCAATGAAAAACGCTGGGATTCAATTTATAATAAGCTGAAAAAAGGAGATTATGTATTTATAGAATTTGGGCATAACGATCAAAAAATAGAAGATTCAGCACGTTATACAAATCCGCATACTGCTTACAGATACAACTTAATTAAATTTGTAAACGAAAGCAGAGAAAAAGGAGCAGTGCCTGTTTTACTGACTTCTATTGCCAGACGCAATTTTAACGAAAAAGGAGTTTTGGTTTCAACACACGGAGATTATACACTCGAAACCCGTTTAACCGCCCAGGAATATAAAGTGCCTTTTATAGACTTAGAATATTATACTGAATTATTAGAACAATCCTACGGACCCGAAAATTCAAAACAGCTGCACCTTCATTTTAAAGCAGGCGAAAACCCCTATTACGATAAAGACAAAGCAGATGACACTCATTTATCGCTTAAAGGGGCACAGGAAATTGCAGAGATTGTAATAAAAGAACTTAAAAAGAGTAATGACCCTTTGCTGCAAAAAATCAAAAAATCAATAAAATAA
- a CDS encoding sigma-54-dependent transcriptional regulator, with amino-acid sequence MSSVKEKLLIVDDNYEMLDLVHRSVKNLQYHTYKASSAAEAIEFLKTNTIDLLITDLSMPEIDGIELLRYTEEHFPSISKLVMTGLPSIENAVNSLKSGALDYITKPFTTEELHKKIKESLLKSKNKLQLSDSIFTSERNRFGEINGKSQHFKDLINIIKRVKDNNVNVLIEGESGTGKELIARAIHYEGALAKMPFIAVNCGGIPENLIESELFGYVKGAFTGANENRTGLFQKAAGGTIFLDEIGNAPQAVQSKLLRVLQEKEITPLGSAVPQKIKVRIISATNNDLQQMVEKGDFREDLYYRINVINIKTSPLRERKEDILPLVDHFIKKYASEFDKPNITVDPKVLELLYRYSWPGNIRELENVIQHLIIMSDGIIHLQNVPHKLKYQIQAKAKELKSLKEYEKDLIIKVLSSVGNNKTKAAQILKIDRKTLNQKISEKNPE; translated from the coding sequence ATGAGTTCAGTAAAAGAAAAGCTTCTAATTGTCGATGATAATTATGAAATGCTCGATTTGGTTCATCGCAGTGTAAAAAATCTACAATACCATACTTATAAAGCATCTTCGGCTGCGGAAGCGATTGAATTTTTAAAAACGAATACAATTGATTTGCTGATTACAGATTTAAGCATGCCTGAAATAGATGGTATAGAGCTTCTTAGATACACCGAAGAGCATTTTCCGTCGATATCTAAATTAGTTATGACCGGTCTTCCTTCTATCGAAAATGCGGTAAATTCTCTAAAATCAGGTGCCTTGGATTATATAACCAAACCTTTTACAACAGAGGAACTTCATAAAAAAATTAAAGAGTCATTATTAAAGTCCAAAAACAAACTTCAGTTATCAGATTCTATTTTCACGTCAGAACGAAATCGTTTTGGTGAAATAAACGGCAAATCGCAGCATTTTAAAGATTTAATCAATATAATAAAGCGCGTAAAAGACAACAATGTCAATGTTTTAATCGAAGGCGAAAGCGGTACAGGAAAAGAGCTTATCGCCCGTGCCATTCATTACGAAGGTGCACTGGCCAAAATGCCGTTTATTGCTGTAAACTGCGGCGGAATACCCGAAAACTTAATCGAATCTGAATTATTTGGTTATGTAAAAGGAGCTTTTACAGGTGCTAATGAAAATAGAACCGGACTGTTTCAAAAAGCGGCCGGAGGTACTATTTTTCTGGATGAAATCGGCAATGCTCCACAGGCAGTTCAATCCAAACTTTTACGTGTATTACAAGAAAAAGAAATTACTCCCCTTGGCTCAGCAGTCCCGCAGAAAATAAAAGTACGTATAATCTCAGCAACTAATAATGACTTACAGCAAATGGTAGAAAAGGGCGATTTTAGAGAAGATCTTTATTATCGTATAAATGTAATAAATATAAAAACCAGTCCGCTTCGCGAGCGAAAAGAAGATATTCTGCCACTTGTTGATCATTTTATAAAAAAGTATGCATCAGAATTTGACAAACCCAATATTACAGTCGACCCAAAAGTACTCGAACTGTTGTATCGTTATTCATGGCCGGGAAATATCAGGGAACTCGAAAATGTAATACAGCATTTAATTATTATGAGTGACGGCATAATCCATTTACAAAATGTACCTCATAAATTAAAATATCAAATTCAGGCAAAAGCAAAAGAATTAAAATCTTTAAAAGAATATGAAAAGGATTTAATTATAAAGGTGCTTTCATCTGTTGGAAACAACAAAACAAAAGCCGCACAAATTTTAAAAATCGACCGAAAAACTTTAAATCAAAAAATTTCAGAAAAAAATCCGGAATAA
- a CDS encoding sensor histidine kinase: MKFESTEEKLKEKIKELTCIFEISKIISQSISIEKKVLKKIISNIKKAWKYADDAVVEIQISDYNLSTSEIPEKSIFQISTIKIPESNSGFIKVHYPQSKYAHNPFLPDEQKLLDTMASEIENYLEKFDILKKKAALKKTIEHIDRLSILGKVTASIAHEVNNPLANILGYAELIKDRNTDPEIDSDITAIIDSVLFTREILKKILFFSRESPSSIQLQEVKPIVSFAFSFLKQNFQKAEIKNELIFKSDTIKARVDSVQIIQLFCNLIINALHASSKKSIIKTIIDQDSENLLITIEDHGHGIPAQIKQKIFEPFFTTKEINTGNGLGLSTVQEIIKNHHGQIDITDNFPSGTIFSIKLPLN; encoded by the coding sequence ATGAAATTTGAATCCACCGAAGAAAAGCTAAAAGAAAAAATTAAAGAACTAACGTGTATTTTTGAAATTTCAAAAATAATATCACAATCCATTTCTATAGAAAAAAAAGTACTGAAAAAAATTATTTCCAATATCAAAAAAGCATGGAAGTATGCTGATGATGCCGTTGTCGAAATTCAGATTTCAGATTACAATTTATCCACTTCTGAAATTCCGGAAAAAAGTATTTTTCAAATAAGTACTATAAAAATTCCGGAATCCAATTCCGGCTTTATAAAAGTACATTACCCGCAAAGCAAGTATGCTCATAACCCATTTCTTCCCGATGAGCAAAAACTACTTGATACTATGGCTTCAGAAATTGAGAACTATTTAGAAAAGTTTGATATTTTAAAAAAGAAGGCTGCTTTGAAAAAAACAATCGAACATATCGATCGTTTATCTATTCTGGGCAAGGTGACTGCCTCAATCGCCCATGAAGTCAATAATCCGCTGGCAAACATTTTAGGATATGCCGAATTAATAAAAGACCGCAATACAGATCCTGAAATAGATTCTGATATTACCGCAATTATAGATTCGGTATTATTTACAAGGGAAATTTTAAAAAAAATATTGTTTTTTTCCAGAGAAAGCCCAAGCAGTATACAGCTTCAGGAAGTAAAGCCTATTGTATCTTTTGCTTTTTCATTTTTAAAACAAAATTTTCAGAAAGCAGAAATTAAAAACGAACTGATTTTTAAAAGTGATACTATTAAAGCCAGGGTTGACTCTGTTCAGATTATACAGTTGTTTTGCAATTTAATTATAAACGCCCTGCATGCTTCTTCTAAAAAAAGCATCATAAAAACCATTATCGATCAGGATTCCGAAAACCTTTTAATAACAATTGAAGATCATGGACACGGAATTCCAGCCCAAATTAAACAAAAAATATTTGAGCCGTTTTTTACAACAAAAGAAATCAATACAGGAAACGGCCTGGGCTTAAGCACAGTGCAGGAGATTATTAAAAACCATCATGGTCAAATAGACATTACAGATAATTTTCCTTCCGGAACTATTTTTTCAATAAAACTGCCCTTAAACTAA
- a CDS encoding histone H1 yields MKDLLVKINAEIETFKAEAESLTEKGIKAAGPRARKATLEIEKLLKEFRKVSIEESKK; encoded by the coding sequence ATGAAAGATCTATTAGTAAAAATCAACGCCGAAATTGAAACATTCAAAGCAGAAGCAGAATCTTTAACTGAAAAAGGTATCAAAGCTGCAGGACCAAGAGCACGTAAAGCTACTTTAGAAATCGAAAAACTTTTAAAAGAGTTCAGAAAAGTTTCTATCGAAGAATCAAAAAAATAA
- a CDS encoding patatin-like phospholipase family protein: MEEKEQAIIPLSADSDYFEIGLVMAGAVSAGAYTAGVIDYLLQALDEWEKAKAENSTEVSHHKVRIKVMTGASAGGMVCAITAAELIRREKEKALDYKESLLYKAWVEEIDIKPLLTTSDLDGEKAIKSMLNSDVLDTIADTIINPEGIEFIDLPHYIAPELKMYLTLTNLRGLPYEFKVTGESGLPYGMDDHADYQYFELCKATRVEDWRKLRVAAVATGAFPVGLKARLIERDTTEYKERIEKNGRDISGKLKLDTKTGIAYPFVAVDGGVLNNEPIELATSVWASKDEPQATIVDCVNNIKGIRIQNKDNLKPGKNALIIIDPFPNFASNNEAATIHDTDLANVILPLISAMRSQNLFKPEELVMAADECNYTRYLIAPVRRNDRGAIAENALACGFFGGFGGFLSKEFREHDYHLGRRNAQRFLEEYFALPKEYFVHNPDVIIKKLGKVTEENIEKNIEKLYSPIIPILKNAPPEVKVPWPSYSEAQLSVLKDQMRERISKLTIRIPVIGVFGKTWVKITMFILLLTIIIAECIKWCKVRFDEWFVLFSAFYLLIFQIVLGFVLITMFCLFVSKSILDKRLTKKAGSYIRYLLLEWGIDVKTR, encoded by the coding sequence GTGGAAGAAAAAGAACAAGCGATAATTCCGCTTTCGGCAGATTCGGATTATTTTGAAATAGGATTGGTAATGGCAGGTGCCGTTTCTGCAGGTGCTTATACCGCAGGTGTGATCGATTATTTATTGCAGGCTTTGGACGAATGGGAGAAGGCCAAAGCAGAAAATTCTACTGAAGTTTCGCATCATAAAGTCAGGATTAAAGTAATGACCGGAGCTTCGGCAGGAGGAATGGTCTGTGCCATAACAGCTGCAGAACTCATCAGAAGGGAAAAAGAAAAAGCACTTGATTATAAAGAATCTCTTTTATACAAGGCCTGGGTAGAAGAAATAGATATAAAACCTTTGTTGACTACTTCTGATCTTGATGGAGAAAAAGCCATAAAATCGATGTTAAATTCTGATGTACTCGATACTATCGCAGATACAATTATAAATCCCGAAGGTATTGAGTTTATAGATCTGCCTCATTATATTGCTCCTGAGTTAAAAATGTACTTAACCCTGACTAACTTACGAGGTTTGCCCTATGAATTTAAAGTTACGGGAGAAAGCGGATTACCTTACGGAATGGATGATCACGCGGATTATCAATATTTTGAGCTTTGCAAAGCAACTAGAGTTGAGGATTGGAGAAAGCTGCGCGTTGCTGCTGTGGCGACAGGTGCATTTCCGGTGGGGCTTAAGGCAAGATTAATTGAACGGGATACTACGGAATATAAAGAGCGTATTGAAAAGAATGGTCGTGATATTTCCGGTAAGTTAAAACTGGATACAAAAACAGGTATTGCCTATCCGTTTGTGGCAGTTGACGGCGGCGTGCTTAACAATGAACCTATAGAATTAGCTACATCAGTATGGGCTTCAAAAGACGAACCTCAAGCTACAATTGTTGATTGTGTAAATAATATAAAAGGAATTAGAATTCAAAATAAAGACAATCTTAAGCCCGGTAAAAATGCGCTGATTATTATAGATCCGTTTCCGAATTTTGCCTCAAATAATGAAGCTGCAACAATACATGACACTGATCTGGCTAATGTTATACTGCCGTTGATTTCTGCAATGCGTTCTCAGAATTTGTTTAAACCCGAAGAATTGGTTATGGCGGCAGATGAATGTAATTATACCCGTTATTTAATTGCGCCTGTAAGACGAAATGACCGGGGGGCGATTGCTGAAAACGCGCTTGCCTGTGGCTTTTTTGGAGGTTTTGGAGGTTTTCTTTCCAAAGAATTTCGAGAACATGATTATCATTTAGGAAGACGTAATGCACAGCGTTTTCTGGAAGAATATTTTGCACTGCCAAAGGAATATTTTGTTCATAACCCAGACGTGATAATAAAGAAGTTAGGTAAGGTTACTGAAGAGAATATTGAAAAAAATATTGAAAAATTATATTCCCCAATAATTCCAATACTTAAAAATGCCCCGCCAGAAGTAAAAGTTCCGTGGCCTTCTTACAGCGAAGCACAGTTAAGTGTTTTAAAAGATCAGATGAGGGAAAGAATAAGCAAACTCACAATTCGGATTCCCGTAATTGGTGTATTTGGTAAAACGTGGGTTAAGATTACCATGTTTATATTGTTACTAACCATTATAATAGCCGAATGTATTAAGTGGTGTAAAGTACGATTTGACGAATGGTTTGTATTGTTCAGCGCTTTTTATCTATTGATTTTTCAAATAGTTTTAGGTTTTGTTCTTATCACAATGTTCTGCTTATTTGTTTCTAAATCGATACTGGATAAAAGACTCACAAAAAAAGCAGGAAGTTATATACGATATTTATTACTGGAATGGGGGATTGATGTTAAAACGAGATAA
- a CDS encoding VOC family protein, which produces MELKFSHIDILVNDLHEACTYYAEILGAEISKKFTWQRDDLHVIYAVARIGQERFMLVQPFSGNLKSLLDSKGEGTIYRHCYSTPNIETAFDELLARGVQPENENGNPVSRENLNSPSGVRIIWLPKRFGEFSIEILEEKGLVQFMNEAFSGSKD; this is translated from the coding sequence ATGGAACTAAAATTTAGTCATATAGACATTTTGGTAAATGATCTGCATGAGGCTTGTACCTATTATGCCGAAATTCTGGGAGCCGAAATTTCTAAGAAGTTTACCTGGCAAAGAGACGATCTTCATGTAATATACGCTGTTGCGCGAATTGGTCAGGAACGATTTATGCTTGTTCAGCCTTTTTCCGGAAACCTGAAAAGCCTTCTGGACAGTAAAGGCGAAGGCACTATTTATCGCCATTGCTATTCGACTCCAAACATAGAAACCGCATTTGACGAACTGCTGGCCAGAGGTGTGCAGCCCGAAAATGAAAACGGAAATCCTGTTTCACGAGAAAATCTTAACTCGCCAAGCGGCGTAAGGATCATCTGGCTTCCAAAGCGTTTTGGGGAATTTTCGATTGAAATTCTGGAAGAAAAAGGTCTTGTGCAATTTATGAACGAAGCATTTTCCGGTTCTAAAGATTAA
- a CDS encoding GntR family transcriptional regulator has product MIKLIKIDEDSRVPKYKQIVDSILQNIANGNLKINQKIPSINSFSEEFYMSRDTVEKAYNILKERKIISSIRGKGYYITRTKLESKVNVLFLFNKLSAYKMKTYNSFINTLGANAHTDLQIYHCDETLFLNLLDKFEGAYDYYVVTTHFKTDELKHLSFTDEVAKAIQKIPEDKLVLMDNIKLAHSGEIIKIYQDFENDIYNALKEGLAKIAKYKKLILVYPDKAVYPYPRRILHGFRKFCVEHEINFEILSEVYDDMILKKGDLFITIEESDLVNLMKQIRDEGFVLGKDIGVISYNDTPLKELLGITVMSTDFNVMGETAARMILNKEKGHVKVPFNFIDRNSI; this is encoded by the coding sequence ATGATTAAGTTAATTAAAATAGATGAAGATTCAAGGGTTCCAAAGTACAAACAAATAGTGGACTCTATTTTACAGAATATTGCTAACGGAAATTTAAAAATAAATCAAAAAATTCCCTCGATAAACAGTTTTAGTGAAGAATTTTATATGTCCCGCGATACTGTTGAAAAAGCTTATAATATTTTAAAAGAACGAAAAATCATTTCTTCCATCAGAGGAAAAGGCTATTATATTACGAGGACTAAACTTGAATCGAAAGTAAATGTCCTGTTTCTTTTTAATAAGCTGAGTGCTTATAAAATGAAAACATACAACTCTTTTATTAATACACTTGGAGCCAACGCTCATACTGACCTGCAGATCTATCATTGCGACGAAACGCTGTTTTTAAACCTTCTGGATAAATTTGAAGGTGCTTACGATTATTACGTTGTAACAACCCATTTTAAAACCGATGAATTAAAACACTTAAGTTTTACCGATGAAGTAGCCAAAGCAATCCAGAAAATCCCTGAGGACAAACTGGTTCTTATGGATAATATAAAACTGGCCCACAGCGGTGAAATCATTAAAATTTATCAGGATTTTGAAAATGACATTTATAATGCCTTAAAAGAAGGTCTGGCTAAAATAGCCAAATATAAAAAACTGATTTTGGTTTATCCGGATAAAGCAGTTTACCCGTATCCAAGAAGAATTCTGCACGGATTCAGAAAATTTTGTGTAGAGCACGAAATCAATTTTGAAATTCTGAGTGAAGTCTATGACGACATGATCCTTAAAAAAGGGGATTTATTTATTACCATAGAAGAATCTGATCTTGTAAACTTAATGAAACAAATTCGCGATGAAGGCTTTGTTTTAGGAAAAGATATAGGCGTTATATCTTACAATGATACGCCTCTAAAAGAATTGCTTGGCATCACCGTAATGTCAACGGATTTTAATGTAATGGGCGAAACGGCCGCCAGAATGATCTTAAACAAAGAAAAAGGCCACGTTAAAGTACCTTTTAACTTTATTGACCGTAACTCGATTTAA
- the rhaT gene encoding L-rhamnose/proton symporter RhaT, producing MESLLGIIFHSIGGFSSGSFYMPFKKVKDWAWESYWLVGGFFSWLIVPPIAAYLTIPHFTDIIVAASPSIKAFTFSMGLIWGIGGLTYGLGVRFLGMSLGNSIILGFCSAFGALVPSIYYDINPTEGKISFTDMLGNSGGQLVLLGVAVCLLGIAISGKAGILKEKDFAEGHEDKDKDFSLVKGLIIAIVSGILSSFFNYGIEAGKPMAEQAVEFGCNPLFQNNVTYIVLLWGGLTTNFIWCIYLNFKNKTIGDYTNKSTPITKNVLFSALAGTMWFLQFFFYGMGESKLGNGASSWILHMATIILTANFWGFYLKEWKGVSKKTFNTFLLGIGLIMLSIVLVGIGNSL from the coding sequence ATGGAGTCATTATTAGGAATCATTTTTCATTCTATCGGAGGATTCTCTTCAGGTAGTTTTTATATGCCTTTTAAGAAAGTAAAAGACTGGGCCTGGGAAAGCTATTGGCTGGTAGGTGGTTTTTTCTCCTGGTTGATTGTGCCGCCCATTGCAGCTTATTTAACTATTCCGCATTTTACGGATATCATCGTGGCAGCTTCGCCATCTATTAAAGCCTTTACTTTTTCGATGGGTTTAATATGGGGAATCGGAGGATTAACATATGGTCTAGGCGTTCGCTTCTTAGGAATGTCATTAGGAAATTCAATCATTTTAGGATTTTGTTCTGCTTTTGGAGCATTGGTTCCTTCAATTTACTATGATATAAACCCAACCGAGGGTAAAATTTCATTTACGGATATGCTTGGAAATTCTGGAGGACAATTGGTTTTACTGGGTGTGGCTGTTTGTTTGCTTGGAATTGCCATTTCCGGAAAAGCGGGAATCCTGAAAGAAAAAGATTTTGCCGAAGGACACGAGGATAAAGACAAAGATTTCAGCCTTGTAAAAGGATTAATCATTGCCATAGTTTCGGGTATTTTGAGTTCGTTCTTCAATTACGGAATCGAAGCCGGAAAGCCAATGGCAGAACAAGCTGTTGAGTTTGGCTGTAATCCGTTGTTTCAGAATAATGTAACCTATATAGTATTGCTATGGGGCGGATTAACAACCAATTTTATCTGGTGTATCTACCTTAATTTTAAAAATAAAACGATTGGTGATTATACCAATAAATCTACGCCAATTACAAAAAATGTCCTTTTTTCTGCCCTTGCCGGAACCATGTGGTTTTTGCAGTTTTTCTTCTACGGAATGGGCGAAAGCAAACTGGGAAATGGTGCCAGCTCATGGATTCTGCACATGGCAACCATTATTTTAACCGCTAATTTCTGGGGCTTCTATCTTAAAGAATGGAAAGGTGTTTCGAAAAAAACATTCAACACTTTCCTGTTAGGAATCGGATTAATTATGCTCTCTATTGTTTTAGTGGGAATTGGAAATTCTCTGTAA